In Paralcaligenes sp. KSB-10, the following are encoded in one genomic region:
- a CDS encoding sugar porter family MFS transporter, which translates to MIYFVAAVAGIAGILFGFDEGIIAGALSLLRGEFGITPLDEGLMTAAVPFGALFGALIAGRASERFGRRALLLWAAILFILGAVFSALITAIWMLSLARLMLGVAVGVAALVAPLYISESAPPAKRGMLVSIYQLAITLGILSAYLVSFAFDHSWSLMFMMGALPGIALFFGMYVLHDTPRWLALKGRQPEARAAMARLHGVSPDAPAITAELADINRTAQSDRHAASWADLLTPSVRPALIVSVGLFLLQQLSGINAVIYYAPTVFKETGFDSHATQILATIGVGVVNVAMTVVGMMLIDRIGRRRLLLIGFAGTALSLGLIAVGAVTEAKSLDMLALGGLVLYIAAFAASIGPLPWVMMSEIFPLHARGLGMSVASLANWGFNFIVVFSFPVLVSSLGLGGVFAIYTLACLIGILFTLKLVPETNGVSLEEIERHLKSGRPLRLLGQAPHDRGDQAGTTGASPGGLAPRHDTGMLIRALISLGPYQSVLMPLADQVTRIALENHQVRGALQSVSIRTNFENTGRLSATDLGSEAATLKAFLEHVRFASPAFLESVGELPAGGKRG; encoded by the coding sequence ATGATTTATTTTGTTGCGGCTGTCGCCGGCATAGCCGGCATTCTGTTTGGTTTTGACGAAGGCATCATAGCCGGCGCCCTCAGCCTGCTGCGGGGGGAATTTGGCATCACCCCTTTGGACGAGGGGCTGATGACGGCCGCTGTGCCCTTCGGCGCGCTTTTTGGCGCACTCATTGCCGGACGGGCATCGGAACGCTTCGGCCGCCGCGCCCTTTTGCTCTGGGCGGCCATACTGTTCATACTCGGAGCGGTGTTTTCCGCATTGATTACCGCAATATGGATGCTAAGCCTGGCACGGCTGATGCTGGGCGTGGCGGTAGGCGTTGCCGCCCTGGTGGCGCCGCTGTATATCTCCGAAAGCGCGCCGCCCGCCAAGCGCGGCATGCTGGTCTCCATTTATCAATTGGCAATCACGCTGGGCATCCTGAGCGCCTATCTGGTCAGTTTCGCTTTCGATCACTCCTGGAGCCTGATGTTCATGATGGGCGCGCTGCCCGGGATCGCCCTGTTTTTCGGCATGTATGTATTGCACGATACGCCACGGTGGCTTGCCCTCAAAGGCAGGCAGCCGGAGGCGAGGGCGGCCATGGCCCGCCTGCATGGCGTCTCGCCCGATGCGCCAGCCATCACCGCCGAGCTGGCCGACATCAACCGCACCGCCCAGAGCGACAGGCATGCCGCTTCCTGGGCCGACTTGCTGACACCCTCGGTCCGCCCCGCCTTGATCGTCAGCGTGGGCTTGTTCCTGCTGCAACAGCTCAGCGGCATCAACGCTGTCATTTATTACGCGCCCACCGTTTTCAAGGAAACCGGATTCGACTCACATGCCACGCAAATCCTCGCAACCATAGGCGTGGGCGTCGTGAACGTCGCCATGACGGTCGTGGGAATGATGCTGATCGACCGCATCGGACGCCGGCGCCTGCTTCTCATCGGCTTTGCCGGCACGGCACTCAGCCTGGGCCTGATTGCCGTCGGAGCGGTAACCGAGGCGAAGTCGCTGGACATGCTGGCACTGGGGGGCCTCGTGCTTTACATCGCCGCCTTTGCCGCCAGTATCGGCCCCTTGCCATGGGTCATGATGTCGGAAATATTCCCTTTGCACGCCCGCGGCCTGGGCATGAGCGTTGCCTCGCTCGCCAACTGGGGCTTCAACTTCATCGTGGTGTTTTCCTTCCCGGTCCTGGTCTCCTCGCTAGGCCTGGGCGGTGTCTTCGCGATATACACCCTGGCATGCCTTATTGGGATCCTCTTCACCTTGAAGCTGGTTCCTGAAACCAACGGCGTCTCACTCGAGGAAATCGAACGCCACCTGAAATCAGGCCGGCCCTTGCGTCTGCTTGGCCAGGCTCCGCACGACCGCGGCGACCAAGCCGGCACGACTGGCGCGAGTCCGGGCGGCCTGGCGCCGCGCCACGACACCGGGATGCTGATACGCGCCCTGATATCTCTTGGCCCCTATCAATCCGTGCTCATGCCCCTGGCCGACCAGGTCACCCGGATCGCACTCGAAAACCATCAGGTCCGAGGCGCGCTCCAATCGGTTTCGATACGCACCAACTTTGAAAACACAGGCCGGCTAAGCGCCACAGACCTGGGTTCGGAAGCCGCCACCCTCAAAGCTTTTCTGGAGCACGTACGCTTTGCCTCTCCCGCATTTCTGGAGTCGGTCGGCGAACTGCCCGCGGGAGGCAAGCGTGGATAA
- a CDS encoding AraC family transcriptional regulator, which produces MSIHDHSSPDSHSPDGFEEGHMPAFVACPKPANENYRYYSADISDFSPRDRFEAWRQTAFQTVDLLRPVEKGKEFQGKTSWVNGVSGSFRSYAGSAHQTHAKRHYDWHDGVMVLMLLEEGAVDFQSRTGGWLHMEAGSLGLFDCMRLERFRWSDSREIHLMLPRALVATAFGRDPGHFSDAISLNSAALSPFLQAQMIALHQCAGTLDKESLASMLNLTIDMALMLLGTMSAHGHLDRDKSPSICYASAIRFIEANYHQPGLDADVIAQALGVSRAKLYRLFAGQQATVGAVLRDIRLDRARRLIENSGPGANIGALAYACGFADHSAFGKLFRSRYGVSPSEWRSSWLASRMRGEPSLTAAGRISTADTAQRHAAGGIVWRNGGAVGESLRGGRS; this is translated from the coding sequence ATGTCTATACACGACCATTCTTCTCCGGACAGCCATAGTCCGGACGGGTTTGAAGAAGGGCATATGCCGGCTTTTGTTGCGTGCCCGAAACCCGCAAACGAGAATTACCGGTACTACAGTGCCGACATATCCGATTTCAGTCCTCGAGATCGTTTTGAAGCATGGCGCCAGACCGCCTTTCAAACCGTCGACCTCCTGCGGCCCGTAGAAAAAGGCAAGGAGTTTCAGGGAAAAACAAGCTGGGTAAATGGCGTGTCGGGAAGTTTTCGCAGTTATGCCGGATCGGCGCATCAAACACATGCCAAGCGTCATTACGACTGGCATGACGGGGTGATGGTATTAATGCTGCTTGAAGAAGGGGCGGTGGATTTTCAAAGCCGGACGGGCGGCTGGCTGCACATGGAGGCGGGCTCGCTGGGTTTGTTCGATTGCATGCGGCTCGAGCGTTTCCGCTGGAGCGATTCGCGGGAAATTCATCTTATGCTGCCGCGGGCGCTCGTTGCCACGGCATTTGGCCGGGATCCAGGGCATTTCAGCGATGCCATTTCCTTGAACTCGGCGGCGCTGTCGCCTTTTCTGCAGGCGCAAATGATCGCCCTGCATCAATGCGCGGGCACTCTGGACAAGGAAAGCCTGGCCAGCATGCTGAACCTTACCATCGACATGGCCTTGATGCTGCTCGGCACCATGTCGGCGCACGGCCATCTGGATCGGGATAAATCGCCTTCCATTTGCTATGCCAGTGCAATCCGTTTCATCGAGGCAAATTACCATCAGCCCGGTCTGGATGCGGATGTCATTGCTCAGGCTTTGGGGGTTTCGCGCGCCAAGCTGTACCGTTTGTTTGCCGGCCAGCAGGCAACGGTCGGCGCCGTGTTGCGCGATATCAGGCTTGATCGGGCACGGCGGCTCATCGAAAATTCGGGGCCAGGCGCGAATATCGGCGCGCTGGCATATGCCTGCGGTTTTGCCGATCACTCAGCCTTCGGAAAATTGTTCAGGAGCCGTTATGGCGTGTCTCCGAGCGAGTGGCGCTCGTCCTGGCTTGCGTCCCGGATGCGGGGAGAACCCTCGTTGACCGCGGCCGGCCGGATATCAACTGCCGACACAGCACAGCGCCACGCCGCAGGCGGGATCGTCTGGCGCAACGGCGGGGCCGTCGGCGAGTCCCTCCGCGGAGGGCGGAGCTGA
- a CDS encoding GMC oxidoreductase has translation MDKIQDCDVCIVGTGAGGGILAYELAQAGFRVVSLEQGGMLPTDQFKAISPLTGAQNFGIDPHTVWPNDPHDSLFTHALFADGSIGSTQRPQGGFQHFQILAVNGLQNLWNGVSVRFGESDFSNWPIGYATLAPNYSAVERLITVCGTAEGIAELPDGIFVPPKPLRPVDKMIVAAVDRLNDPDSHAIPNRKAINTRAGMATSCISTGICTSGCPVGSVYKFSSRLLPEIADLPNYELRTHAKVTRLIRQPDTQRISGVEYLDTATGERRVLRAKIVVLAAGAVETPRILFNSADEQNPAGLGNRNGLLGRGLQDNPKVVLSTSLWRLWGKRRNYDIGYGDLLILLSRGKLPDGSSFPFIGHAIHGLPDVPHYLGGLKPFPPFLKERLARMMFHSYATLGLFCAGEATSGNRVRPGDTVDRYGVPQVHVDFSTPPGAVSRMDAMMAWGRKVLRSASATALHTSRDNSGTGIHYAGTTPISAREGEGIVDANLKVHDMDNLFVCDGGVIPVLPDKHLTLTIMALSHRLGKHIANNFLSTQTVSTASRATSAADQMEAAETRDIFP, from the coding sequence GTGGATAAAATCCAGGATTGCGACGTCTGTATCGTCGGGACCGGGGCCGGCGGCGGCATTCTTGCCTATGAGCTGGCCCAGGCGGGGTTCAGGGTAGTGTCCCTGGAACAAGGCGGCATGCTGCCCACCGACCAGTTCAAGGCCATATCGCCGCTCACCGGCGCGCAGAATTTCGGCATCGACCCGCATACGGTATGGCCGAACGACCCTCACGACAGCCTGTTCACGCACGCCCTGTTCGCGGATGGTTCAATCGGTTCGACCCAACGTCCGCAAGGCGGCTTCCAGCACTTCCAGATCCTGGCCGTCAACGGCCTGCAGAACCTCTGGAACGGAGTCAGCGTCCGGTTTGGAGAAAGCGACTTCAGCAACTGGCCGATAGGCTACGCCACGCTTGCCCCGAATTATTCGGCGGTCGAGCGGCTCATCACCGTATGCGGGACCGCTGAAGGCATTGCGGAATTGCCGGACGGCATTTTTGTGCCGCCCAAACCCTTGCGGCCAGTCGACAAAATGATAGTCGCCGCGGTCGACAGACTGAACGACCCCGATTCCCATGCCATCCCGAACCGCAAGGCAATCAATACACGGGCAGGCATGGCAACGTCGTGCATATCGACCGGAATATGCACTTCAGGTTGCCCGGTGGGTTCCGTCTATAAATTCTCGTCCCGGCTCCTGCCGGAAATTGCGGACCTGCCAAATTATGAATTGCGCACCCACGCCAAAGTGACACGGCTGATCCGCCAGCCCGACACACAGCGCATCTCGGGCGTGGAATACCTGGATACAGCCACCGGCGAGCGGCGGGTGCTGCGGGCCAAAATCGTGGTACTGGCCGCAGGCGCCGTCGAAACACCCCGCATTCTGTTCAATTCCGCGGATGAGCAAAATCCGGCTGGCCTGGGCAACCGCAATGGGCTGCTGGGCCGCGGCCTGCAGGATAATCCCAAAGTGGTGCTGTCGACTTCCTTGTGGCGTTTGTGGGGCAAGCGGCGCAATTACGATATCGGCTACGGAGATCTCCTCATACTCCTGTCGCGTGGAAAGCTTCCCGACGGCTCATCGTTTCCATTCATCGGCCACGCCATCCACGGGCTGCCCGACGTACCCCATTATCTGGGAGGCCTGAAGCCATTTCCCCCGTTCCTGAAAGAGCGGCTGGCGCGAATGATGTTTCACAGCTATGCGACGCTTGGCCTGTTCTGCGCAGGGGAAGCCACATCAGGCAACCGCGTGCGCCCTGGCGACACCGTGGATCGCTATGGCGTACCACAGGTGCATGTCGACTTCTCGACACCGCCCGGCGCGGTTTCCAGAATGGACGCCATGATGGCCTGGGGCCGCAAAGTGCTGCGCTCAGCCTCGGCGACCGCCTTGCACACCTCGCGCGACAATAGCGGCACCGGTATACATTATGCAGGCACAACCCCAATCTCTGCCCGCGAAGGCGAAGGCATCGTCGACGCGAATCTCAAAGTGCACGACATGGACAATCTGTTCGTCTGCGACGGCGGTGTCATACCCGTGCTCCCCGACAAACATCTTACCTTGACGATCATGGCCTTATCGCACCGCCTGGGCAAGCATATCGCCAATAACTTCCTGAGCACTCAAACCGTATCGACGGCCAGCCGGGCCACATCCGCCGCGGATCAAATGGAAGCGGCTGAAACTCGCGACATTTTCCCCTGA
- a CDS encoding TadE/TadG family type IV pilus assembly protein produces MWPTYPYRRAPGPDSRRGPRLPARTPCKEKTAQRGTSLIEFSVSAIPILLIGMGSIELAQWFYVKQVVSVALLQAARAGITQHASPQAIEAAFEQALLPLYISGSNQTAGDRMKIAFARRMQTTGNPPWKIELLSPSRASFQDFADSRLDIARKTGLAAINNNYQAEQDQRYRALGWPQGQGPRSGLSIYQANVLALRVTYLHEPILPGMKALIKQLGTQSSYAGQAMAHGGYLPISQELELTMQSHPVDWPVSANRKIVWQHVPAKAQSMSAADPCHGLWCLNLPLFTLPGAVAPEPGQMPPDGTRLDSSSPVSDVAPAPSAPPSAEGLADGPAVAPDDPACGVALCCVGS; encoded by the coding sequence ATGTGGCCCACCTATCCCTATCGCCGTGCTCCCGGTCCAGACAGCCGTCGCGGGCCCCGCCTGCCGGCTCGTACGCCATGCAAGGAAAAAACAGCACAACGCGGTACCAGCCTGATTGAATTCTCGGTCAGTGCCATTCCGATCCTGCTGATCGGCATGGGCAGCATAGAACTTGCCCAATGGTTTTACGTCAAACAAGTCGTCAGCGTGGCGCTGTTGCAGGCGGCCCGTGCCGGCATTACCCAGCACGCCAGCCCGCAGGCAATCGAAGCGGCATTCGAGCAAGCCCTGCTGCCGCTGTATATATCGGGTTCCAATCAAACTGCCGGCGACCGGATGAAAATCGCATTCGCCAGGCGGATGCAAACGACCGGCAATCCACCCTGGAAAATCGAACTCCTCTCTCCCAGCAGAGCGTCATTCCAGGACTTTGCGGATTCGCGCCTGGACATCGCGCGCAAAACCGGTTTGGCGGCCATCAACAACAATTATCAGGCGGAGCAGGACCAGCGCTACCGCGCGCTCGGCTGGCCTCAAGGCCAGGGCCCTCGGTCCGGCCTTTCGATCTATCAGGCCAATGTACTTGCCTTGCGCGTCACGTATCTGCACGAACCAATTCTGCCCGGCATGAAGGCATTGATAAAACAGCTAGGCACGCAGTCGTCTTATGCCGGCCAGGCCATGGCGCATGGCGGCTATCTGCCCATCAGCCAGGAACTCGAACTTACCATGCAGTCGCACCCGGTGGACTGGCCGGTATCGGCGAATCGGAAAATCGTCTGGCAACACGTCCCCGCAAAGGCCCAATCGATGTCTGCGGCCGACCCTTGCCATGGCCTATGGTGCCTGAATCTGCCGCTATTCACGCTGCCTGGCGCAGTGGCGCCCGAGCCGGGCCAAATGCCGCCCGACGGTACACGCCTCGATTCTTCCTCGCCCGTTTCGGACGTAGCACCGGCACCTTCAGCTCCGCCCTCCGCGGAGGGACTCGCCGACGGCCCCGCCGTTGCGCCAGACGATCCCGCCTGCGGCGTGGCGCTGTGCTGTGTCGGCAGTTGA
- the ftsB gene encoding cell division protein FtsB: MRLLFLVLLLLALAVQYPLWWGKGGWLRVHDLQKQVASQHETNDALLARNNALQAEVQDLKSGTQAIEERARGELGMIKDGEIFVQILAPHEKEPTVNTPVLASPEQKKGN, translated from the coding sequence ATGCGATTGCTATTTCTCGTTTTGCTGCTGCTGGCGCTTGCCGTCCAATACCCGCTCTGGTGGGGCAAGGGAGGGTGGTTGCGTGTGCACGATCTGCAAAAACAGGTCGCCAGCCAACATGAAACCAACGATGCATTGCTGGCACGCAATAATGCGCTGCAGGCCGAAGTCCAGGATCTGAAATCGGGGACACAGGCCATCGAAGAACGCGCGCGCGGCGAGCTTGGCATGATTAAAGACGGCGAGATCTTTGTGCAGATCCTGGCTCCTCATGAAAAAGAGCCCACTGTCAATACCCCCGTACTCGCCTCTCCCGAGCAAAAGAAGGGCAACTGA
- a CDS encoding sugar porter family MFS transporter: MARCPIRPFPDCACSARYPELSFSGPILRSPTLRISLLVVCFGMHFGFSITSITGVLDALARNFQLTLQSEQILVASLVISCFFGAALAGPVSLRAGRRFTIFLTVALALAGYAIKLAVPDYGWLIVSRMLVGLATGLSSMVIPMYAAETAPARHRGAIVALFQLAITAGILAAYGIALAFASTVPWSRILAAGAVPMLLGLVAILLLPESPRWLAARGDFKRARSAAANLDLLGDWAEISATAMHGRKETAWACLRHGSTAAVLALCSLLFILQNLSGIDGILYYAPRIFHTLGFSPGTAALSATFGLGFANFVATLVALAVVDRAGRRPLLIWGSAVMILGLAAVVAAATFDWPWVGLGGLCLYITAFAVSLGPLPYVLMSELFPTPIREQGIAVASAVSWLFNALIAFTFLSIVESIGLAAAIALFLAVCVLSLVVCVLFVPETRAKPLELIEADVLAGLPLRQLGSTQQETGFDTIPGMARECRTGPAQ; the protein is encoded by the coding sequence GTGGCAAGATGCCCAATTCGGCCGTTTCCCGACTGTGCGTGTTCAGCGAGGTATCCCGAGTTGTCATTTTCAGGCCCGATCTTACGCAGCCCAACCTTACGCATATCGCTTCTTGTGGTTTGCTTCGGGATGCATTTTGGATTCAGCATCACCTCCATTACCGGGGTTCTGGATGCTCTTGCCCGAAATTTCCAGCTCACGCTGCAGAGTGAGCAGATTCTAGTTGCGTCCCTTGTTATTTCGTGTTTTTTTGGAGCCGCCCTGGCCGGGCCGGTGTCGCTCAGGGCAGGGCGCCGATTTACGATATTCCTTACTGTGGCGCTTGCCCTGGCCGGCTACGCCATCAAGCTCGCCGTACCCGATTATGGCTGGCTTATAGTCTCGCGCATGCTGGTCGGACTGGCCACGGGGCTTTCGTCGATGGTCATTCCCATGTATGCCGCCGAGACGGCACCCGCTCGCCATCGCGGTGCGATCGTTGCGCTGTTCCAGCTTGCGATCACCGCCGGAATACTGGCCGCTTACGGTATCGCGCTGGCCTTTGCGTCAACCGTCCCCTGGTCCCGGATTCTTGCCGCCGGAGCCGTACCCATGCTGCTGGGCCTGGTGGCCATTCTGCTGTTGCCGGAGAGCCCGCGCTGGCTGGCCGCGCGGGGCGATTTCAAGCGGGCGCGGAGCGCGGCGGCTAATCTGGACTTGTTGGGCGACTGGGCCGAAATTTCCGCCACGGCCATGCATGGCCGCAAAGAAACAGCATGGGCGTGTTTGAGGCACGGCAGCACGGCAGCCGTGCTCGCGCTGTGCAGCCTGTTGTTCATATTGCAGAATTTGAGCGGCATCGACGGCATTCTCTACTATGCGCCCCGTATATTTCATACGCTGGGTTTTTCTCCCGGCACGGCGGCGCTTTCCGCGACCTTTGGTCTCGGGTTCGCCAATTTCGTGGCGACGCTGGTGGCGCTTGCCGTTGTTGACCGAGCCGGACGGCGGCCACTGCTGATTTGGGGATCGGCCGTAATGATCCTCGGGCTGGCAGCCGTCGTGGCGGCGGCGACTTTCGATTGGCCGTGGGTGGGGCTTGGCGGCCTGTGTCTGTACATTACGGCTTTTGCCGTCAGCCTCGGGCCTTTACCTTATGTCTTGATGTCGGAACTCTTCCCCACGCCTATCCGTGAGCAGGGGATCGCCGTGGCTTCCGCCGTCAGCTGGCTTTTTAACGCACTGATCGCTTTTACATTCCTGTCCATTGTCGAGAGTATCGGGCTTGCCGCGGCCATTGCGCTGTTTCTGGCGGTATGCGTGTTGTCCCTGGTGGTCTGCGTCCTGTTCGTGCCCGAGACACGGGCGAAACCCCTGGAACTGATCGAAGCCGATGTATTGGCCGGCCTGCCCTTGCGTCAGTTGGGTTCTACCCAGCAAGAAACCGGTTTCGACACGATTCCCGGCATGGCTCGCGAGTGCAGAACAGGCCCCGCACAATAA
- the hslO gene encoding Hsp33 family molecular chaperone HslO encodes MTDQLKKYLFEDHSTRAQAVKLTSAWQTGLAHQHYPECVRQLLGELVAASVLLTANIKFEGSLVLQLQGDGPVALIVVECNADLSIRATATLREGHDIPVDGTLQSLLNAHGQGRFIVVLDPGKKAPHMQPYQGIVPLEGATVAEVLELYMRNSEQLDTRLWLASNAEHCAGLLMQRLPNHGGTTATSAEAHESTWERAGHLASTLKTDELLALDTDTLIHRLFWEESLIAFEPQAVRWHCPCTRERVADMLRMLGRGEIESMLSEQDHIDIACNFCGKPYQFDAVDCAGLFVESANIAQPDRKSVH; translated from the coding sequence ATGACCGATCAACTGAAAAAATATCTTTTCGAAGACCACAGTACACGGGCCCAGGCCGTCAAGCTCACCAGTGCCTGGCAAACCGGCCTGGCTCATCAGCATTACCCTGAATGCGTCCGGCAACTGCTGGGCGAGCTCGTTGCAGCTTCGGTATTGCTCACCGCCAATATCAAGTTTGAAGGTTCCCTGGTTCTGCAGTTGCAGGGCGACGGGCCGGTTGCGCTCATCGTGGTCGAATGCAATGCCGACCTGTCAATACGTGCCACAGCCACGCTGCGTGAAGGTCACGACATCCCCGTGGACGGAACGCTGCAAAGCCTGCTCAACGCCCACGGCCAGGGACGCTTTATCGTTGTGCTCGATCCGGGCAAGAAAGCGCCCCATATGCAGCCGTACCAAGGCATAGTGCCTCTTGAAGGCGCTACTGTCGCCGAAGTGCTGGAACTTTACATGCGCAATTCCGAGCAACTGGACACGCGCCTGTGGCTGGCATCGAACGCGGAGCACTGCGCCGGGCTGCTGATGCAGCGCCTGCCCAATCATGGAGGCACGACGGCGACCAGCGCCGAAGCACATGAAAGCACGTGGGAGCGCGCCGGTCATCTGGCCAGCACACTGAAAACCGACGAACTGCTGGCCCTGGATACCGATACACTCATACATCGCCTGTTCTGGGAAGAGTCGCTGATCGCCTTCGAACCGCAGGCGGTACGCTGGCATTGCCCGTGCACCCGCGAACGCGTCGCCGATATGCTGCGCATGCTGGGCCGAGGCGAAATCGAAAGCATGCTCAGCGAACAAGACCATATCGATATTGCCTGCAATTTTTGCGGCAAGCCATACCAATTCGACGCGGTCGACTGCGCGGGCCTATTCGTGGAAAGCGCGAACATTGCGCAGCCCGACCGCAAATCGGTGCACTAG
- a CDS encoding DegT/DnrJ/EryC1/StrS aminotransferase family protein: MAISMTADQPINSEIDTRLAIDGGQPVRTTPLPWELPGAYWIGEEERELVNRVISARSPFRYYGLDPQKMVDTFENEWCQVYGHRHALGVSSGTAALTIAMSALNIGPGDEVLVPGYLWVSCVSAVVRTGAIPKLIDIDDTFCIDPEDLKRKIGPQSRAVLCVHMSGAPGNIAEIAAICREHKLFLVEDCAQAAGASQNGRAVGRFGDIGIFSFQLNKNMTSGDGGLIVCENDALFRRIVALHDLGYPRNEAGRLDTTVEDCQLWGIGARMSELTGAMVLAQMRKLPKITHAMRSAKWKIRNALKDIPGLGWRHIPDPAGDTGPALLMTLPDEATARRFIDALKAEGIAGPEGSLACITMREWGMHWYSNIPSLVHRRSNSRDGYPWTHPQNAFAAGYDYRHGALAKCDEFHARGALLAIASTLTDQDVDDIITAARKVANSILR, encoded by the coding sequence ATGGCTATTTCAATGACCGCCGATCAGCCGATAAATTCGGAAATCGACACTCGGCTCGCCATTGATGGCGGTCAGCCGGTGCGCACCACGCCCCTGCCCTGGGAACTGCCCGGCGCCTACTGGATCGGCGAAGAAGAGCGTGAACTGGTCAATCGCGTCATAAGCGCCCGCAGCCCATTTCGCTATTACGGACTGGATCCGCAAAAAATGGTGGACACGTTCGAAAACGAATGGTGCCAGGTTTACGGCCATCGCCATGCGCTGGGGGTGTCGTCGGGCACCGCGGCCCTGACTATCGCCATGTCGGCGCTGAATATCGGACCGGGAGACGAAGTCCTGGTTCCCGGATATCTTTGGGTGAGTTGCGTGTCAGCCGTCGTACGGACAGGAGCCATACCGAAACTGATCGACATTGATGATACATTCTGCATCGACCCGGAAGATTTGAAACGCAAGATCGGGCCGCAAAGCCGGGCGGTCTTGTGTGTCCACATGAGCGGCGCTCCCGGCAATATTGCCGAAATCGCCGCCATCTGCCGCGAGCACAAGCTATTTCTCGTCGAAGACTGCGCACAGGCTGCGGGGGCCAGCCAAAATGGGCGTGCGGTGGGCCGATTCGGCGATATCGGCATCTTCAGCTTCCAGCTCAACAAAAACATGACGTCGGGCGATGGCGGACTCATCGTCTGCGAAAACGACGCGCTCTTTCGTCGTATCGTCGCCCTGCATGACCTCGGCTACCCGCGAAACGAGGCAGGCCGCCTGGATACCACTGTCGAGGACTGCCAGCTCTGGGGCATCGGAGCCCGGATGTCGGAACTTACAGGCGCCATGGTGCTTGCCCAGATGCGCAAATTGCCCAAAATCACCCATGCAATGCGCAGCGCGAAATGGAAAATCCGCAATGCGCTCAAAGACATCCCGGGCCTGGGTTGGCGCCACATCCCGGATCCCGCCGGCGACACCGGGCCCGCCTTGCTGATGACGCTGCCCGACGAAGCCACCGCCCGGCGGTTTATCGATGCGCTGAAAGCCGAGGGCATTGCAGGGCCTGAAGGCAGCCTGGCATGCATCACCATGCGCGAATGGGGCATGCACTGGTATTCAAATATTCCAAGCCTGGTTCACCGCCGTTCCAATAGCCGGGACGGCTATCCCTGGACGCATCCGCAGAATGCCTTTGCGGCCGGCTACGACTACCGGCACGGGGCGCTGGCCAAATGCGATGAATTCCATGCCCGCGGCGCCCTGCTCGCCATTGCGTCGACACTCACCGATCAGGATGTCGACGATATCATCACCGCCGCCCGCAAAGTCGCCAACAGCATTCTGCGATGA